The DNA segment CGCGATTTACACCTTTTTTGACCCGGATATGGAGAAACGTAGCTTGGGGGTTTTTGGCGTTTTATGGCAGATTGAACAGGCCAAACAACTAGAGCTTGAGTATGTTTACTTGGGTTATTGGATTAAGCAATGCCGTAAGATGAGCTATAAAACTGACTATAGGCCACTACAGCTATTCCTTAATAATCGCTGGCTAACATTGGGCTAATGCACTTTGCTTCCTGAAGCATTTTCAGGCACAATGCGCGCAGTTTTTCACCAGTGGGTGAAGTATCTGTTAAATATTTGAGGAATACGCCGAATGGCAAAAGAAGAACAGCTAGAAATGGAAGGCGAAGTGATTGACACCCTTCCCAACACTACGTTTAAAGTAAGACTGGAAAACGGCCACGAAGTGATTGCTCATATTTCAGGCAAAATGCGTAAAAACTATATCCGTATTTTGACTGGCGATAAAGTTCGCGTTGAATTAACCCCCTACGATTTAAGCAAAGGTCGTATTACTTACCGCGCAAGATAAACTCTATTGAGCACTTCTGAATAGAGCTTAAAGAAGCGCCGCTATGCCAGCGCTTCTTCTTCAACCACTACCAACTCTCCATCTTCCACGCGAATTGATACCAGCCCACCCTCTTGCGACAAGTCGCCGAATAAGACTTTTTCAGCCAGCGGTTTTTTGATGTGCTCTTGAATAATACGCGCCATTGGTCTGGCCCCATATTCTTATCATAGCCTTTTCTAACCAGCCATAATCTCGCTTCATCATCGACGTCCAGCGTTACGCGCTTATCATCCAATTGACCCTGCAGTTCGATCAGGAATTTATCAACGACGGTCAGTACCACTTCTTCTGGCAATGGCTCAAACTGAACAATCGCATCAAGGCGGTTGCGGAATTCCGGCGTAAACAGGCGGTTAATCGCCTCCATAGCATCGGTGGTATTGTCCTGCTCGGTAAAGCCCATTGAGCGTCGACTGACACTTTCCGCACCGGCATTGGTGGTCATAATAAAGATCACATTGCGAAAATCGGCTTTACGACCATTATTATCCGTTAGGGTACCGTGATCCATAATCTGCAATAGCAAATTAAATACTTCTGGATGGGCTTTTTCGATTTCATCCAGCAATACGACGGAGTGAGGATGTTTGGTAACTGCCTCGGTTAGCAAACCGCCCTGGTCATAACCCACATAACCTGGAGGCGCACCAATTAAGCGAGACACGGTATGCCGCTCCATATACTCAGACATATCAAAGCGAATTAATTCAAGGCCCAGAATTTTTGACAGCTGATTGCTGACTTCTGTTTTACCAACACCAGTTGGACCGGCCAACAGGAAAGAACCAATCGGCTTTTCCAGCGACTTCAATCCAGCGCGGGCCATTTTGATAGCGGTTGATAAAGTAGTAATGGCGTTGTCCTGGCCAAATACCACCATTTTTAAATTCTCTTCCAGCTTCATCAATGATTCTTTATCGTCAGAAGAAACAGACTTTGGTGGAATGCGCGCAATCTTGGCAACAATAGCTTCAATATCGGGAACACCGATCACCTTCTTACGCTTACTAACCGTTTGCAAACGCTGGAAAGCACCCGCCTCGTCAATCACATCAATCGCTTTGTCCGGCATAAAACGGTCATTGATATAACGATCCGATAATTCAGCGGCAGCTTGCAGTGCCTTATCGTTGTAACGAATATCATGATGCTCTTCAAAGCGGCTTTTTAAACCTTTTAAAATACGATAGGTTTCATCCACAGAGGGCTCAAGCACGTCAACTTTCTGGAAGCGACGACTAAGCGCTCTATCCTTATCAAAAATTCCGCGATATTCCTGAAAGGTCGTTGAACCAATACAACGCATTTGGCCACTACTTAATAGCGGCTTTAATAAGTTAGAAGCATCCATCACACCACCGGACGCTGCACCGGCACCGATTATGGTATGAATTTCATCGATAAACAAAATGGAGTGTTCGCGCTTTTTCAAATCCGCAAGCAAGCCCTTAAAACGCTTTTCAAAATCACCGCGGTATTTGGTGCCCGCCAGTAGCGAACCCATATCTAAGGAGTAGACAACGCTTTCTTTTAAAATTTCAGGTACATCACCATCAACAATTAATTTAGCCAAACCTTCAGCAATTGCGGTTTTACCGACACCAGATTCACCCACCAATAAAGGGTTGTTTTTTCTGCGGCGGGACAGGATTTGTGAAACCCGTTCCACTTCACCAGAGCGCCCCACTAATGGATCAATTCTGCCAAGCCGAGCTTCTTCGTTTAGATTGGTTGCAAAATTCTCCAGCGGACTTTTTTCGCTTTCGCCAGCGGCTTGCTCATCATCGGTTGGAGATTGGTTATGATCGAGACCATGGTCCGACTCACCGGCAACTTTAGAGATGCCATGGGTCAGGTAATTGACAACATCAAGACGGGCAACAGTCTGTTGCTTAAGGAAATATACAGCCTGGCTTTCTTGTTCGCTAAAAATAGCCACCAGCACATTGGCACCCGTCACTTCTTTCTTTCCGGAGGACTGCACATGGAAAACAGCTCGCTGTAACACCCGCTGAAACCCCAATGTAGGCTGAGTTTCACGCTCTACCTCACGCTCCGGGATTAATGGGGTTGTAGAATCCACAAAATCGACCAAATCAGTCCGCAACTGGGTCAAATCGGCACCACAGGCAACCATAACATTGGCCGCGACCGCATTATCGACCAGCGCTAATAACAGGTGCTCAACGGTCATAAATTCATGCCGTTTGGTTCGAGCGCCTTTAAAGGCCTGATTTAACGTCTGCTCAAGATCCTTACTTAACATACCTATACTCCAATCTCTGGGTCGTAGTGACGGTCCATGCCACGGATAACCTCAATCTACGACTGTTGGCTCCAGGCGCCACAGTTTACGGGCTCTCTAGCCCTCAGATACTTCTATTTCAGCCAGCAAGGGATGTTCACTATCCCTTGCATATTGATTCACTTGGGCCGCTTTAGTTTCAGCTATGTCCTTGGTATAGATGCCACAAACACCTTTACCTTGTGTATGTACGGCTAACATCACCTGAGTGGCCTTCTCTCGGCCCATATTAAAGAACATTTCTAATATCTCGACGACAAACTCCATTGGGGTGTAATCGTCATTAAGCAGTATCACTTGATACATAGAAGGTGGCTTCAGCTCTGGCTTTGCTTCAGCCAGGGCCACATCCCCTTCCCGATCATAGTCAGGGGGAAGATCATCACCTTCGCCCATGTTTAATGTTAGTTGAAGATTTTCGTGTTTACCCATATTCCTACCTTTAAGCACAACAATTGCCAAATAAATCACCCTTATTTTAACTCTATTGGCTATATTTCAGCCAGAACGCTTGACTATTGGTTAAAAAATGTTAAAAAAGTCACGTTCTATTAGAACTATCAAGGGGGCGTTGCCTAACAAATTGTAATAACAAGCTGTTAAACAACGTAGTGATATGTAAATACGCCCACGTACGGGCAATAATAAAAGGACCTCTGCTATGCAAACTGGAATAGTGAAGTGGTTCAACAACGCTAAAGGCTTTGGTTTTATCCTTCCTGAAGGTGGTGGTGCAGATATCTTTGCTCATTACTCTTCTATTGATATGGGTGGATATAAAACCTTAAAAGCTGGTCAAGCTGTATCTTATGAGACCGTGAACGGCCCCAAAGGCCTTCATGCGACCAATATACATGCTACCGATGCTTCTAGCGATGGTGAATCTACTGAAGTTACCGATGCTGCAACAGAAAATCAGTTAACGGCTGATTAATCCAAGCTCAGCCAGCTCTGTCTATTTCCACAGCACATTAGGCCGGTTTTATCGATTTAATGGACTGCGGCAGTGAAATACACAAGCTGGTGATCATTTTGCCGCTATCAGCAGCTATGCTGAGGGCATCTTATCGATAATTGCATCCCCAAATTCCGAACATTTCAATAATCTGGCCCCTTCCATCAGGCGTTCAAAGTCATAAGTTACCGTCTTCGCCTGAATAGCACCGTTCATACCCTCAATAATCAGGTCAGCCGCTTCATTCCAGCCCAGGTGTCGCAGCATCATTTCTGCTGAGAGAATTAGTGAGCCTGGGTTTACCTTATCCTGACCAGCATATTTGGGGGCCGTACCATGGGTCGCCTCAAATAAGGCAATGTTATCACTGAGGTTAGCGCCGGGGGCAATACCTATACCGCCCACCTGAGCCGCCAGGGCATCCGACAGATAATCACCGTTAAGATTAAGAGTGGCGATAACACTATATTCATCAGGACGCAGCAAGACTTGCTGCAACATGGCATCGGCAATCACATCTTTAATAATAATCTCTTTACCGGTTACCGGGTTGTTTAAGCGCATCCAGGGACCGCCGTCTAATAGCTCAGCACCAAACTCTTCCTGGGCCAGCTGGTAACCCCAATCTTTAAAGGCCCCCTCGGTAAACTTCATAATATTGCCTTTGTGTACCAGGGTCAGTGAAGGCAAATCCTGATCAATGGTATATTGCAGCGCTTTACGAACGAGTCGCTGGGTACCCTCTTTGGAGACAGGCTTAATACCAATACCGCAGTCATCAGGGAAACGGATTTTGCTAACACCCATCTCAGCCTGAAGGTATTGAATGATCTTGCTGGCCTGAGCGGTACCAGCCTTCCACTCAATACCGGCATAAATATCCTCGGAATTTTCACGGAAAATAACCATATTGGTCTTACCGGGCTCTTTGACCGGCGAAGGCACACCTTCAAACCAACGCACCGGGCGTAAACAGGTATATAAATCCAACTCCTGACGCAGAGCCACATTTAAGGATCGGAAACCGCCACCCACCGGCGTGGTTAGCGGGCCTTTAATTCCCACAGAATATTCTTTAATCGCATCTAGCGTTTCTGCAGGAAACCAATCACCGTCGTACATCTCGGCCGCTTTTTCGCCGGTAAATATCTCCATCCAACTGATTTTTCGCCGACCGTCATAGGACTTTTCTACAGCCGCATCCACCACTTTAATCATCACTGGGCTTATGTCCACGCCGATACCATCCCCCTCAATAAAGGGAATAATTGGCTGATCGGGTACGTTTAGCGATAAATCACTATTAATAGAAATTTTCTCGCCATGGTCTGGCACCTTGATAAATTGGTAAGACATCAGAATCTCCTTTGATCAATCAGGCAAGTAAAAGGCAGTTCAAAAATTTATCCACCTTTATACAATCATTCAATAAAAACTAAAAGGGCCATCATGATGACAGCCCTTGTTTTGGATACAACTTTTTACGCAAAGTACCTTTAATTAGGCGATAGAATCCAGGGCACTGTTAAAGGTAGCACTCGGCCGCATCGCTTTTTCAGCCAGCGCATCATCGGGACGATAATAACCACCCAACTCAATCGCTGCACCCTGCACGGCATTTAACTCATCGATAATAGCCGACTCATTGTCCAGCAAGTTGGCAGAAAGCGCAGCAAAAGAAGCCTGTAACTGCGTATCTTCCGTCTGTGCAGCCAGCGCTTCGGCCCAGTACATGGCCAGATAAAAGTGGCTACCACGATTATCTAACTCGCCGACTTTACGGGAAGGCGACTTATTGTTTTGCAACAATTTTGCCGTGGCTGCATCTAGAGTTTTAGCCAGTACTTTGGCTTTTGCGTTATCGGTTTTATCGGCAAGGTCTTCCAATGATACCGCCAAGGCCAAAAACTCACCCAGTGAATCCCAGCGCAAGTGCCCTTCTTCTTCAAATTGCTGAACGTGTTTCGGGGCAGAACCACCAGCACCAGTTTCAAATAAGCCACCGCCATTCATCAGTGGAACAATGGACAGCATTTTGGCACTGGTACCCAGTTCCATAATTGGGAAAAGGTCTGTTAAGTAATCACGCAGTACATTGCCTGTAACAGAAATGGTATCTTCACCGCGAATCAAGCGTTCCATGGTGTAGCGAATCGCAGACACGGGATCCATAATCTTAATGACCAGCCCCTCTGTATTATGATCCGGCAAATATTGTTCAACTTTTTTAATCAACTGAACATCATGGGCACGGGCTGTATCTAACCAGAATACCGCAGGCGTATCTGTTGCTCTGGCGCGGTTGACCGCCAGTTTAATCCAGTCCTGAATAGGGCCATCTTTGGCCTGGCACATTCTCCAGATATCACCCTCTTCACACTCATGCTGCATTAAAACAGTGTCATTATTATCAACAATGCGAACCGTGCCATCGAATGGAAGTTCAAAAGTTTTATCGTGAGAACCATACTCTTCAGCTTTTTTAGCCATTAAACCAACGTTCGGTACGGTACCCATCGTGGTAGGATCAAAAGCGCCATGGGTTTTACAGAAATTAATCATTTCCTGATAGAAACGGGCATAAGTACTTTCGGGGATAACCGCTTTAGTATCATGCAGTTTACCATCAGGCCCCCACATTTTACCTGACTCACGAATCATGGCAGGCATCGATGCATCGACAATAACGTCGCTGGGAACGTGCAGGTTTGAAATACCCTTGTCTGAATTTACCATCGCCATTGCTGGACGATCTAAATAACACGCCTGGATATCACGCTCGATTTCAGTACGTTTTGACGAGGGTAGTTGTTCGATTTTTTCATACACATTACCCAGGCCACTATTGGCATTAACACCAAGCTTAGCAAAGGTGTCAGCATGCTTCTCAAACAAGTCTTTATAATAAACCTTAACCGCATGACCAAATACAATCGGGTGAGACACCTTCATCATGGTCGCTTTTACGTGCAGAGAAAAGAGTACATCGGTATTTTTTGCGTCTTCAATTTGCTCTTCAAAAAACTGGCAAAGTGCTTTTTTACTCATAAACATACCGTCGATAATCTCACCGGCCAACAGAGAGGTTTTCTCTTTTAGCACCGTAGTTTCTCCGGCTTTATTAACAATCTCAATTCTTACATCGCAGGGGCTTTCAATCACTGTCGATTGTTCACTGGAATAAAAATCACCACCGCGCATATGGGCAACGTGCGTTCTGGAGGCCTGGCTCCAGGCGCCCATTTTATGAGGATTGGTTTTAGCGAACTGCTTAACGGACGGTGGAGCACGACGATCAGAATTACCTTCACGTAGCACTGGATTAACCGCGCTACCTAATACATTGGCATAACGCGCCTTAATCGCTTTGTCTTCATCCGTCTGGGGATCTTCCGGATAATCCGGTACCGCAAAGCCCTGCGCCTGCAATTCAGCAATAGCCGCTTTAAGTTGGGGAATGGAGGCACTGATATTAGGCAATTTAATAATGTTGGCTTCTGGCAGCAGGGTCAATTCACCTAACTCTGCTAGAGCATCGGATATTTTCTGTTCATCACTGAGGTTTTCAGGAAAGTTGGCAATGATACGACCAGAAAGAGAGATATCTCTTTTCTCTACTGCTATATCAGCGGCCTTGGTGAAAGCATTAACAATAGGCAGCAATGAATAAGTGGCTAAGGCTGGTGCTTCATCGGTTTTTGTATAAATTATCTTTGATAGTTCTGACATACTAGGTTCCCGGTAT comes from the Oceanicoccus sagamiensis genome and includes:
- a CDS encoding NADP-dependent isocitrate dehydrogenase; this translates as MSELSKIIYTKTDEAPALATYSLLPIVNAFTKAADIAVEKRDISLSGRIIANFPENLSDEQKISDALAELGELTLLPEANIIKLPNISASIPQLKAAIAELQAQGFAVPDYPEDPQTDEDKAIKARYANVLGSAVNPVLREGNSDRRAPPSVKQFAKTNPHKMGAWSQASRTHVAHMRGGDFYSSEQSTVIESPCDVRIEIVNKAGETTVLKEKTSLLAGEIIDGMFMSKKALCQFFEEQIEDAKNTDVLFSLHVKATMMKVSHPIVFGHAVKVYYKDLFEKHADTFAKLGVNANSGLGNVYEKIEQLPSSKRTEIERDIQACYLDRPAMAMVNSDKGISNLHVPSDVIVDASMPAMIRESGKMWGPDGKLHDTKAVIPESTYARFYQEMINFCKTHGAFDPTTMGTVPNVGLMAKKAEEYGSHDKTFELPFDGTVRIVDNNDTVLMQHECEEGDIWRMCQAKDGPIQDWIKLAVNRARATDTPAVFWLDTARAHDVQLIKKVEQYLPDHNTEGLVIKIMDPVSAIRYTMERLIRGEDTISVTGNVLRDYLTDLFPIMELGTSAKMLSIVPLMNGGGLFETGAGGSAPKHVQQFEEEGHLRWDSLGEFLALAVSLEDLADKTDNAKAKVLAKTLDAATAKLLQNNKSPSRKVGELDNRGSHFYLAMYWAEALAAQTEDTQLQASFAALSANLLDNESAIIDELNAVQGAAIELGGYYRPDDALAEKAMRPSATFNSALDSIA
- the cspD gene encoding cold shock domain-containing protein CspD gives rise to the protein MQTGIVKWFNNAKGFGFILPEGGGADIFAHYSSIDMGGYKTLKAGQAVSYETVNGPKGLHATNIHATDASSDGESTEVTDAATENQLTAD
- the icd gene encoding NADP-dependent isocitrate dehydrogenase, producing the protein MSYQFIKVPDHGEKISINSDLSLNVPDQPIIPFIEGDGIGVDISPVMIKVVDAAVEKSYDGRRKISWMEIFTGEKAAEMYDGDWFPAETLDAIKEYSVGIKGPLTTPVGGGFRSLNVALRQELDLYTCLRPVRWFEGVPSPVKEPGKTNMVIFRENSEDIYAGIEWKAGTAQASKIIQYLQAEMGVSKIRFPDDCGIGIKPVSKEGTQRLVRKALQYTIDQDLPSLTLVHKGNIMKFTEGAFKDWGYQLAQEEFGAELLDGGPWMRLNNPVTGKEIIIKDVIADAMLQQVLLRPDEYSVIATLNLNGDYLSDALAAQVGGIGIAPGANLSDNIALFEATHGTAPKYAGQDKVNPGSLILSAEMMLRHLGWNEAADLIIEGMNGAIQAKTVTYDFERLMEGARLLKCSEFGDAIIDKMPSA
- the infA gene encoding translation initiation factor IF-1, producing MAKEEQLEMEGEVIDTLPNTTFKVRLENGHEVIAHISGKMRKNYIRILTGDKVRVELTPYDLSKGRITYRAR
- the clpS gene encoding ATP-dependent Clp protease adapter ClpS, whose product is MGKHENLQLTLNMGEGDDLPPDYDREGDVALAEAKPELKPPSMYQVILLNDDYTPMEFVVEILEMFFNMGREKATQVMLAVHTQGKGVCGIYTKDIAETKAAQVNQYARDSEHPLLAEIEVSEG